AATTGTCATAGCCCCTACCTAAGATACATGCCCCAAATATCCACAAGAGAAAACTACTTTAAAAGTCTACCAGAGATGATCGGCACATAAAAGCTAAGACAAGGGGTTAAGTGCGGGTTTCCTGAATAATCGAGCAATGTGCTCAATCAAAGGAGATATGTAATGTAAACTTACAAGGACAAAGGTCAAATTGTGTGCATGGTGCAGATTTCGGAAGAACCAATTGAAAGCAGTTAATCAAAATGACCAACTTTTACCTTTTGTGAGAAAATATCAAGGGCGCTTTGTCCACTAGTGAGCATTGCAGCAGCAACAAACACAGCTTTCGCAACCTTACAGGAATATAGCTCCATCGCAAAAGATATACATGCACCGCCAAAATCATGTCCCACCAAAATCACCTACATGATTAAAGAAATGATTCCAAATTTCATTCAACCATGGCAGAGCAAAAATAATTATGAACAAGGGTGATAAGGATTTTCCTCTGTGGTTAGGTTGGGGTTTGGAGATCTCACAAATCTCAGCATTCATATCTTCAAGTACTAGGAAGTAATATATTCAAGCTCTATTTTACTACTAATTGACTTGCCCAACGAGAGTAAGAAAACAGATTATTCAATATAAAAGCAAGAaaacttttcctttctttcttatcatCAATTCCTGATCTTCATCTACCTAATGCAACAAACAAGTAGCTAGGGGCAGGGGAGTTTAAGTTTCATTCTTTTTTATGTATACACACAGCTAGTACATATGATAAATGATGATATGACCTTTTCTGTCTTGTTCCCCTGTTTTCTGATTTAGATACAACACTTTGGATCACTTGTCTTTAGTTTAATTTAGATGAATTATATTGAAACAGCTTGAAGTTTTGCGTCTCAGGGATGTGACTGCTTATCCTTTTGTAAGTCCTCATTTGAGAAGAAATGGAAGTAGGTTGTGAATACTGAATAGCGTCTATTACAGCAACAATGAGCAGAATCTTCTCTCAATCACAACAGACAATGGAGAAGAATGTGCTTCTGAATTCAGGTACCAGAGTATTGGAACAGCTAACTTGGCAAAGCATAAAAAGTTTCTAAAGTCACACCTTTTTAATATATGAAGTTCTTGTAAACACTTTACCAGTCGATCTCTAGTACCAAGAACTAGGAAGCATATAGTTTTATTTAAAGCTCTTAACTTCCAAAAGAACACAAGAATTAATAATGGATTCAGTGGGAAACAGACAGCTAGATGCAGAACTAACCTTCTCTCCATCAGCAAGCTTTTCAAGCAAATCAGTGAGCGGCTGTACATATTGCAATAGGCTGGCAATGCTATTCGTGTCAAAAGAATGAATGCCTGAACCAGTTAAATCAACCGCAGTAACTTTGAACCCAGCATCTTCTAAAAGTGCAATGGTTTTATACCAACACCAGGCCCCAAAACCACCACCATGAACAAGGACAAAATGGTTCGTCTCTAAATCATCAACCTTTACTTCCTGCCAAAGATAGACATCAAGAAGACTGAACTTAGACAAACTCACACGATGACACCATAGTAGCAAGCAAAAGGACtggtcttatttatttatttagggGGGATAAACAGCAAAAAGATTGTCTCTTTAGTATTCCATAGCAAAAAGAAGCCAATTGCCATATATATGATAAcgtaaaaacaagaaaaaagaaggaAGCTAAATTGTAATGAGGCGTCAATTTACACTTTCCTGCTGAGTTGCCTGGAACTACTTGATAGAAGTTCCGTGACTACAAATGAAAATACGCTCTTGACCAAGTCTAAGCTAAACCTAAAAAATGGCTCAATTTCTGTCATATCTATTTCAGATTGCGGTAGTAATTTTAGTATCAATAAGATGTTGGACTAGATTGTCCATTTTTGCAGGAAAAATGAATCATCCTCACGTCTCACCTGCAGACTGGAGCTTGGCAGATCTGTGTACTGCCAAGAGGGTTCAATGTTCCATTCATCACAAAATACTTTACATATAGGAGAGTTACATATATAAAACATTAAATGTGTACATACATGTTATTGAATTCCTAGACACAACTCACAAGTGAAGTTTCTAAAGAAATGTTTTAGTGGGTTTGAAATGATGCATGAGGTTTTATGTTTAAATCACATCAGTAACACGTAGTTGTgcttttttcatattttttttcaaaacctaATACCACCGTTTTTTTCTTATTAAAACAATAACTAATACAATACCGTTTTGTATCTTCAGAAATGTATTCGTATTGGTTAGACAATAAGGTAATGTTAAAGTGAAGGGTGAACACCATTTTCTGCTGCCCTACATATTAATATAGTTAACTACTTCCAAGCAAGAGAATTTTTGAAGTTACTTAATGATGCACTGAAGAATTGACCTAACCATACCATAAGTTAGTTTTGACATAAATAAATGCTACTCCTTCCGTTTCAAAAGTTAGTTTTGACATAAATAAATGCTACTCCTTCTGTTTCAACTTTTTTGGCATAtagtttgacttggcacggagtaTAAAAAGAACGATTTtttaaatttgtggtctttaatatATTATAACACCTGTGTCGTTGTGTGGTCTTAATTtatgttgcttggactcttcACTTTTGGTGCTGCATTGGaaacccgcacccgagtccgagcaacttatgTCTTAATCATGTCATAACATTTTTGTGGCTAAACAAGCTTCTCATTAATAAAATACAGAAATGCACCATTATTTATTAatggactaataaggaaatagcgACAAAGTAGAACAGAGGGAGTAGCTTTATTTTTTTGGTGAAGCCCCTTCATCTTAAAATTTCACTGCCTGCCCAAGGACAGGAGGCAATTCTAAATAGCATAATAAACAATTCTTAGTGTATCAGTCTAATTCGTAACAAAATTTTCTACCTTGATTTTAAGTGCATTATTCACATGATGCACAGAATCTAATCTATCAATTGGAATACAGCAATCGCTCAAAAGCTATGAACTAATCGCCGACAAATAGGGAATTATATATAGGAACAAAGAAAAGCAAATCAAGCAATGCCAGAATTGGAAAGTAAATAATAGAAGTgcaaacatgaaaaaaaaaaaaaaacatatttaagTGTCTTACATTCTTTTTTGATCTGTCTTgatatatttagtaagttgataatTCAAACACGATACGTAGCAAGTTTAAAACCACAAAATTGAAACGACATTACACACATTTAATTTAGAATCACAATATTGAAAAGTGTCGGTCGTGTCCAATCAAACGAAGACACTAATTGGGAGTAATACCTGATTGAGAAGCTGATGAGGCTGAAGAAGAGGATCAGTAAGAGAGCGCGCTCTAGAGCTAGACGAACGCGGCAACGGTTGATTCTTCTTCGAATTCGGATATCTAAGCGAACTTGAACGATCAAACGGAACGTTAACACCAGCACCAACGCCGTTCTGTAACAGAATAGCGGCGGCGATAGCGCAATCGTCTCTTTTTGACGATCGATTATTCCTAGACCACCTGTTACTCCCGTTATTAACGGACGGTGTTGATTGATTTGATGAACGTTTGGAATATTGCCGTTTCTTCACGGGGCCTGGAGTAGTACTACTACTCCGTGAGAAACATAACCCCATTTCTCTGATTGATATTCTCACATGCAACAGCTTTGTATTTATATGTACAGTTTGAATTACGTATATGTAAAAGTATCTGATGCGCTCGCCCAAAGCGGTTGAGAGTTGAGGGAGATGAAGATGGTTACCAGTACCACCACTACTGCTTTATTTGCTTAGAACGAACTGTTTTCACAAGTAAAGGTGATAAAAAGTGTGTAACGTGGATATCAAGATGGGCATGATTTTGACCATTATTACTAAAATAacctccttctttttttttccttactAATTTtcgaactcttttatttcattttggaAAAAGGAGAAATAAAAGGTGACGTGTGTAAGATGTGGcaaataaatatatttaatgaTGATTTATGGGGTATCATTGACTTGCATAAATATGTCATTGTTTTAATTACATGCATCGACCTTTAGTAGAAAATGTATCGGGTTTTATGACTTATTGCGGTGAATGCATATAATTAAAAGAGATGATATATTTTATGTGATTACTTAATTATCGAATAGACGAATgaaacaaacaattttttttttttaaaatttgaaccGAAAGTGTTTAATTGAAACACTAAAGTTAAGGGGTTGAATTGGAACCTGACTTAATTCGAATATCTAAGTGGATATTGACAAATTTAAAGGGCTACCTATGTATTaagccttaattttttttttcctacttaTAGTTCGTGTCACTTTTTAAAAATTTTGTCTTGTTATATTCTCTTATAACCTACTACAATGTTTTTTGCACCTCCATTCGATTATAATTTTGGACAAAATGAATAgatctttcttttggacaaaaATGGATCCGCTCCTTGCTATCCTTAGTAAAATTAGTACTCCTACTCAAATGCTTAAGGGAATATTTGAGAAACAAATGGTATATATTAGAGCGCGGGGCATGGT
Above is a genomic segment from Lycium barbarum isolate Lr01 chromosome 12, ASM1917538v2, whole genome shotgun sequence containing:
- the LOC132622186 gene encoding putative methylesterase 11, chloroplastic isoform X2, producing the protein MGLCFSRSSSTTPGPVKKRQYSKRSSNQSTPSVNNGSNRWSRNNRSSKRDDCAIAAAILLQNGVGAGVNVPFDRSSSLRYPNSKKNQPLPRSSSSRARSLTDPLLQPHQLLNQEVKVDDLETNHFVLVHGGGFGAWCWYKTIALLEDAGFKVTAVDLTGSGIHSFDTNSIASLLQYVQPLTDLLEKLADGEKVILVGHDFGGACISFAMELYSCKVAKAVFVAAAMLTSGQSALDIFSQKTDSNDLMRQCQIFVYANGNDKPPTAIDLDKSLLRDLLFNHSPAKDVALASVSMRPIPFSPVLEKLCLSDSKYGSVRRFYIETAEDNAIPIALQQNMISNNPPERVFHLKGADHSPFFSKPQALHRILVEVSRIPST
- the LOC132622186 gene encoding putative methylesterase 11, chloroplastic isoform X1, whose translation is MGLCFSRSSSTTPGPVKKRQYSKRSSNQSTPSVNNGSNRWSRNNRSSKRDDCAIAAAILLQNGVGAGVNVPFDRSSSLRYPNSKKNQPLPRSSSSRARSLTDPLLQPHQLLNQEVKVDDLETNHFVLVHGGGFGAWCWYKTIALLEDAGFKVTAVDLTGSGIHSFDTNSIASLLQYVQPLTDLLEKLADGEKVILVGHDFGGACISFAMELYSCKVAKAVFVAAAMLTSGQSALDIFSQKSLQTDSNDLMRQCQIFVYANGNDKPPTAIDLDKSLLRDLLFNHSPAKDVALASVSMRPIPFSPVLEKLCLSDSKYGSVRRFYIETAEDNAIPIALQQNMISNNPPERVFHLKGADHSPFFSKPQALHRILVEVSRIPST